In a genomic window of Phycodurus eques isolate BA_2022a chromosome 2, UOR_Pequ_1.1, whole genome shotgun sequence:
- the LOC133399281 gene encoding uncharacterized protein LOC133399281 isoform X2, producing MCAKMVKEDYEEELRTNERQGQVPDAVFEQPQDELHGADVHEKYVLAPELSHIKYEEEEEEEEADDIAKLQLTVAPLKSEDEVKSQSEEIGGAEPPSGSSSQHTTREGYRDHCGGSQADSLFAPLSDSDDTTSPDSDGEEHSKGTKPAHWKLSSFLAVEDVLWKTNDSVEVSNVHSCF from the exons ATGTGTGCAAAAATGGTGAAAGAAGACTACGAGGAGGAACTTCGAACAAACGAGCGACAAGGTCAAGTACCAGACGCTGTTTTCGAACAGCCTCAAGATGAACTCCATGGAGCAG ATgtccatgaaaaatatgttCTGGCGCCAGAACTCTCTCACATTAAatatgaagaggaggaggaggaagaagaggcggACGATATAGCCAAGTTGCAGTTGACTGTTgcccctttgaagagtgaagatgaagttAAAAGTCAAAGTGAGGAGATCGGAGGGGCCGAGCCTCCGAGcggcagctcaagtcaacacacgACACGCGAAGGTTAtagagaccactgtggaggatcgcAAGCAGACAGCCTCTTCGCaccactatcagatagtgacgacacaACGTCGCCTGACTCTGACGGGGAGGAGCACTCTAAAG GAACAAAGCCTGCGCATTGGAAATTGTCATCTTTCCTCGCTGTTGAAGACGTCCTGTGGAAAACAAACGACAGTGTAGAAGTTTCGAATGTCCACAGTTGCTTTTGA
- the LOC133399281 gene encoding zinc finger protein ZFP2-like isoform X1, producing MCAKMVKEDYEEELRTNERQGQVPDAVFEQPQDELHGADVHEKYVLAPELSHIKYEEEEEEEEADDIAKLQLTVAPLKSEDEVKSQSEEIGGAEPPSGSSSQHTTREGYRDHCGGSQADSLFAPLSDSDDTTSPDSDGEEHSKGEMTCHTDDKRLECCQCDKTFGTETDRKRPVMLHNGENPFVCSFCGKSFSVKRSLLRHTRTHIEEKTFGCAVCGQRFTWKGHLNTHIRTHTGEKPFACLICAKRFSEKGNLIKHTRTHTGEKPFACSVCGQRFSEKGNLIKHSRTHTGEKPFVCSVCGQRFAWKGNLRAHTRTHTVEELFTGSVCNFSSALKARHPEQLEWSARLERQEPELPQIKEEELAHDITKLPLTGVIVKSEDEEENCQREANREAEPSSSSSSQHTTTEGYGDHRGRAQEESLAAPLSDNDEVTPHTFDTDEDERCDDGMTCHTDNKHWECSQCDKSFVYMSLLKKHMMIHTGEKPFSCSLCGKRFSRKGQLNAHTRTHTGEKPFSCSVCRKTFAQKGHLNEHTRTHTGEKPFFCALCGKRFCERGHLKAHMRTHTGEKPFSCSMCDLRVAQKSTLTNHMKTHTGEKPFSCTVCGKMFARKAHLNIHTRTHSGEKPF from the exons ATGTGTGCAAAAATGGTGAAAGAAGACTACGAGGAGGAACTTCGAACAAACGAGCGACAAGGTCAAGTACCAGACGCTGTTTTCGAACAGCCTCAAGATGAACTCCATGGAGCAG ATgtccatgaaaaatatgttCTGGCGCCAGAACTCTCTCACATTAAatatgaagaggaggaggaggaagaagaggcggACGATATAGCCAAGTTGCAGTTGACTGTTgcccctttgaagagtgaagatgaagttAAAAGTCAAAGTGAGGAGATCGGAGGGGCCGAGCCTCCGAGcggcagctcaagtcaacacacgACACGCGAAGGTTAtagagaccactgtggaggatcgcAAGCAGACAGCCTCTTCGCaccactatcagatagtgacgacacaACGTCGCCTGACTCTGACGGGGAGGAGCACTCTAAAGGTGAGATGACATGCCACACTGACGACAAACGGTTGGaatgttgtcagtgtgacaaaACGTTTGGAACCGAGACCGATCGGAAAAGACCCGTGATGCTCCACAATGGAGAGAACCCTTTTGTCTGCTCATTTTGCGGTAAAAGCTTCTCTGTAAAGAGAAGTTTATTAaggcacacaagaacacacattgaggaaaaaaccTTTGGCTGTGCAGTGTGTGGTCAACGATTCACATGGAAGggacatttgaacacacacatcagaacacacactggggagaaaccttttgcctgcttaatttgtgccaaaagattctctgaaaagggaaacttaataaaacacacaagaacccatactggagagaaaccgtttgcctgttcagtttgtggtcaaagattctctgaaaagggaaacTTAATTAAACActcaagaacccacactggagagaaaccttttgtctgctctgtttgcggtcaaagattcgcTTGGAAGGGAAACCTAAGAGCACACACGAGGACACACACTGTTGAGGAACTTTTTACTGGTTCAGTCTGCAACTTTAGTTCAGCATTGAAAGCTCGTCATCCTGAGCAGCTAGAGTGGAGCGCTAGGTTGGAGCGGCAGGAGCCAGAGCTTCCCcaaattaaagaggaagagtTGGCGCATGATATCACCAAGCTGCCATTGACTGGTGTcattgtgaagagtgaagatgaggAAGAAAATTGTCAAAGGGAGGCGAACAGAGAGGCTGAGCCTTcgagcagcagctcaagtcaacataCGACAACGGAAGGTTACGGAGACCACCGTGGACGAGCACAAGAAGAGAGTCTCGcagctccactatcagataaTGACGAAGTAACGCCACACACGTTTGACACTGACGAGGATGAGCGCTGTGACGATggtatgacatgtcacactgacaacaaacactGGGAATGTTCTCAGTGCGACAAAAGTTTTGTCTACATGTCTCTTTTGAAAAAGCATATGATGatccacactggagagaaaccttttagtTGCTCACTTTGCGGTAAAAGATTCTCACGGAAGGGACAACTGAACGCACACAcgagaacgcacactggagagaaacctttcagCTGCTCAGTATGCAGAAAGACATTTGCTCAGAAGGGACATCTGAATGAACATACAAGAACACAcacgggagagaaaccttttttctgcgcactttgtggtaaaagattctgtGAAAGGGGACATTTGAAGGcacacatgagaacgcacactggagagaaaccgtttTCCTGTTCCATGTGTGATCTTAGAGTAGCTCAAAAGAGTACTTTAACCAatcacatgaaaacacacactggagagaaacctttttcctgcacagtttgcgGTAAAATGTTTGCTCGTaaggcacatttaaacatacacacaagaacgcacagtGGAGAGAAACCCTTTTAG
- the LOC133399285 gene encoding gastrula zinc finger protein XlCGF57.1-like, with protein sequence MCAKSAKLEYEDTLGWSEEEDEPQRHILDAVLQKPQDGAHTADVREKYVGPEQREQEAPHVKEEHEEAAITEFPLNVIVKSEEDDEEEGDGDQCEGSQANTLLPPLSDSIASHSSDTDDDEHSEADMTCHNENKRWKCSQCGKSFSSNSGLKEHVRIHTGEKPFACSVCGKTFTQKGHLGTHARTHTGEKPFSCSVCGVIYARKTLLTNHMRTHTGEKPFVCSVCGKRFSGKENLRIHTRTHSVEKPFACPVCDKRFSGKGNLRTHIRTHTGEKPFPCSVCGQKFSEKGNLRRHRRTHVVEKPFGCSVCGKTFTQKVHLGTHARIHTGEKPFSCSICDKSFTIKRSLIRHARAHTGEKPFVCSVCGKSFSLKAHLRTHTRTHTGERPFACSVCGKSFTQKGNLEAHARTHTGEKPFACSVCNFTFIDSTGLVQHMRTHTGEKPFACSVCGKRFSQRRTLTTHTRVHAGEKP encoded by the exons ATGTGTGCGAAAAGTGCGAAACTAGAGTACGAGGACACACTTGGTTGGAGTGAAGAGGAAGACGAGCCCCAGCGTCACATTTTGGACGCCGTTCTCCAAAAGCCTCAAGATGGAGCACACACAGCAG ACGTCCGTGAAAAATATGTTGGTCCTGAGCAGCGGGAGCAAGAGGCACCTCACGTTAAAGAGGAGCACGAGGAGGCTGCTATCACCGAGTTTCCATTGAATGTcattgtgaagagtgaagaAGACGACGAAGAAGAGGGTGATGGAGACCAATGTGAAGGATCACAAGCAAATACCCTCTTACCTCCACTATCAGACAGCATAGCATCACACTCTTCTGACACTGACGATGATGAACACTCTGAAGCTGATATGACGTGTCACAATGAGAACAAacgctggaaatgttctcaatGTGGGAAATCATTTTCTTCAAACTCAGGTTTGAAAGAACACGTAAGaatacacactggggagaaaccttttgcctgctcagtttgcggtaaaaCATTTACCCAGAAGGGACATTTGGGAACacacgcaagaacacacactggggaaaagcctttttcctgctcagtgtgTGGTGTTATATATGCTCGAAAGACTCTTTTGACAAatcacatgagaacacacactggtgagaaaccttttgtttgctcagtttgtggtaaaagattctctggGAAGGAAAACTTAAGAATTCACACCAGAACGCACAGTgtagagaaaccttttgcctgcccAGTTTGTGATAAAAGGTTCTCTGGAAAGGGAAACTTAAGAACACACATAAGAACACAtactggagaaaaaccctttccctgttcagtttgtggtcaaaagttctctgaaaagggaaacTTAAGACGACACAGAAGAACCCACGTTGTAGAAAAACCTTTcggttgctcagtttgtggcaaaaCATTCACTCAGAAAGTACATTTGGGAACCCATGCAAGAAtccacactggggagaaacctttttcttgctcaATTTGTGATAAAAGCTTCACTATAAAGAGAAGTTTAATAAGGCACGCAAgagcacacactggagagaaaccttttgtctgttcagtttgtggtaaaagcttCTCTCTGAAGGCACATTtaagaacacacacaagaacacacactggggaaagaccttttgcctgctcagtttgtggtaaaagtttCACCCAGAAGGGAAATTTAGAAGCACAtgcaagaacgcacactggagagaagccttttgcctgTTCAGTCTGCAACTTTACTTTCATTGATAGTACAGGACTAGTTCAACACATGCGGacgcacactggggagaaaccttttgcctgttcagtttgtggtaaaagattctctcaaAGACGCActttgacaacacacacaagagTACACGCTGGTGAGAAACCATGA
- the LOC133399283 gene encoding uncharacterized protein LOC133399283 isoform X1: protein MQAVVLLFWLVCCCAAEDCEDVLSVCQAENSWTRCYKERILTCTLKRRIGSVFILGTVDPSKEWEESPSPEHGVRIPSSALQRSRAPESGDEVSIAVTVLNSAHFKLASRKHGRRILPGPPGPTGIVLGGTVLVVQAGLRPLQNLPEPITLTFKYNKKVASGTCVFWEELNKDDGTGHWSAYGCDTSNTGKEFVCRCNHLSFFAVLVNPDISLSEEDAFNLSLITYVGSALSVVFSIISLIVYSCLNKRQPERAIGLHMHLTGALLCLHLFFLLSCSWARRLAKEPADWACGALGYLLHWSLLAAVCWSALEGFHLYLLLVRVFNIYIRRCAHVDCSGLWSVRRLRQVHTGTSGLRQQFNDAAVLDKQQVPSQTSGYLRHHSGLPGPGGPVQLLHVGPGDLQAVAVARRRRSEGRPGDGEQLVEGLRDRAGPQLRAGFTFWPVEHHLRLPDRHLHLHHAQLAARRLCVPVVFGVDVQVSGGWRLNLKRHFLSENHDHQLQQLTHRKHVLLPILGRVCLRDNV, encoded by the exons ACTGTGAAGATGTCCTCTCTGTCTGCCAAGCGGAAAATTCCTGGACCAG GTGCTATAAGGAGCGGATTCTAACCTGCACACTAAAAAGGCGAATCGGGAGCGTCTTCATTTTAGGGACTGTTGACCCTTCCAAAGAG TGGGAGGAGAGTCCGAGTCCGGAACATGGCGTTCGCATCCCATCGTCAGCCCTCCAGAGATCCAGGGCACCTGAGTCCGGGGACGAGGTGTCGATTGCGGTCACCGTGCTCAACAGTGCACATTTCAAG CTCGCAAGTCGAAAGCATGGGAGAAGAATCCTTCCGGGACCACCTGGCCCGACAGGCATCGTGTTAGGGGGAACCGTCCTGGTGGTGCAGGCAGGTCTACGCCCACTCCAGAACCTCCCAGAACCCATCACTTTAACCTTCAAATACAAcaagaag GTTGCCAGCGGGACTTGTGTTTTCTGGGAGGAGTTAAATAAGGACGATGGAACTG GTCACTGGAGCGCGTACGGCTGTGACACCAGCAACACTGGAAAGGAATTTGTTTGTCGCTGCAACCACTTGAGCTTCTTTGCCGTACTTGTG AATCCTGACATCTCGCTGAGTGAAGAGGACGCGTTCAACCTGAGTTTGATCACATACGTCGGATCAGCGCTTTCGGTCGTCTTCTCCATCATCAGCTTGATCGTCTACTCGTGTCTCAA CAAACGGCAGCCCGAAAGAGCCATCGGCTTGCACATGCACCTGACGGGGGCGCTGCTGTGCCTGCACCTCTTCTTCCTGCTCTCCTGCTCGTGGGCCCGGAGGCTCGCCAAAGAGCCGGCCGACTGGGCGTGCGGGGCTCTGGGCTACCTTCTGCACTGGTCTTTGCTGGCCGCCGTCTGCTGGTCGGCCCTGGAGGGCTTCCACCTGTACCTCCTGCTGGTGCGCGTCTTCAACATCTACATCAGGAG GTGTGCCCACGTTGATTGCTCTGGCTTGTGGAGCGTCCGGCGTTTACGGCAAGTACACACTGGAACTTCGGGACTCCGACAACAATTCAACGACGCAGCT GTGCTGGATAAGCAGCAAGTTCCGTCACAGACGAGCGGTTACCTACGCCACCACAGTGGCCTTCCCGGGCCTGGCGGTCCTGTTCAACTCCTGCATGTTGGGCCTGGTGATCTTCAAGCTGTGGCGGTTGCGAGGAGGCGGCGGAGCGAAGGGCGGCCGGGAGACGGCGAGCAGCTTGTGGAAGGACTGCGTGACCGTGCTGGGCCTCAGCTGCGTGCTGGGTTTACCTTTTGGCCTGTTGAGCATCACCTACGTCTCCCTGACCGGCATCTACATCTTCACCACGCTCAACTTGCTGCAAG GCGTCTTTGTGTTCCTGTGGTCTTTGGCGTTGATGTGCAAGTCTCAGGTGGATGGCGCCTCAACCTCAAACGACACTTCCTCTCAGAGAATCATGACCACCAGCTTCAACAGCTGACACACCGCAAACATGTTCTGTTGCCTATATTAGGTCGTGTGTGCTTGCGTGACAATGTTTAA
- the LOC133399283 gene encoding adhesion G protein-coupled receptor G3-like isoform X2 translates to MQAVVLLFWLVCCCAAEDCEDVLSVCQAENSWTRCYKERILTCTLKRRIGSVFILGTVDPSKEWEESPSPEHGVRIPSSALQRSRAPESGDEVSIAVTVLNSAHFKLASRKHGRRILPGPPGPTGIVLGGTVLVVQAGLRPLQNLPEPITLTFKYNKKVASGTCVFWEELNKDDGTGHWSAYGCDTSNTGKEFVCRCNHLSFFAVLVNPDISLSEEDAFNLSLITYVGSALSVVFSIISLIVYSCLNKRQPERAIGLHMHLTGALLCLHLFFLLSCSWARRLAKEPADWACGALGYLLHWSLLAAVCWSALEGFHLYLLLVRVFNIYIRRYLLKLSAVGWGVPTLIALACGASGVYGKYTLELRDSDNNSTTQLCWISSKFRHRRAVTYATTVAFPGLAVLFNSCMLGLVIFKLWRLRGGGGAKGGRETASSLWKDCVTVLGLSCVLGLPFGLLSITYVSLTGIYIFTTLNLLQGVFVFLWSLALMCKSQVDGASTSNDTSSQRIMTTSFNS, encoded by the exons ACTGTGAAGATGTCCTCTCTGTCTGCCAAGCGGAAAATTCCTGGACCAG GTGCTATAAGGAGCGGATTCTAACCTGCACACTAAAAAGGCGAATCGGGAGCGTCTTCATTTTAGGGACTGTTGACCCTTCCAAAGAG TGGGAGGAGAGTCCGAGTCCGGAACATGGCGTTCGCATCCCATCGTCAGCCCTCCAGAGATCCAGGGCACCTGAGTCCGGGGACGAGGTGTCGATTGCGGTCACCGTGCTCAACAGTGCACATTTCAAG CTCGCAAGTCGAAAGCATGGGAGAAGAATCCTTCCGGGACCACCTGGCCCGACAGGCATCGTGTTAGGGGGAACCGTCCTGGTGGTGCAGGCAGGTCTACGCCCACTCCAGAACCTCCCAGAACCCATCACTTTAACCTTCAAATACAAcaagaag GTTGCCAGCGGGACTTGTGTTTTCTGGGAGGAGTTAAATAAGGACGATGGAACTG GTCACTGGAGCGCGTACGGCTGTGACACCAGCAACACTGGAAAGGAATTTGTTTGTCGCTGCAACCACTTGAGCTTCTTTGCCGTACTTGTG AATCCTGACATCTCGCTGAGTGAAGAGGACGCGTTCAACCTGAGTTTGATCACATACGTCGGATCAGCGCTTTCGGTCGTCTTCTCCATCATCAGCTTGATCGTCTACTCGTGTCTCAA CAAACGGCAGCCCGAAAGAGCCATCGGCTTGCACATGCACCTGACGGGGGCGCTGCTGTGCCTGCACCTCTTCTTCCTGCTCTCCTGCTCGTGGGCCCGGAGGCTCGCCAAAGAGCCGGCCGACTGGGCGTGCGGGGCTCTGGGCTACCTTCTGCACTGGTCTTTGCTGGCCGCCGTCTGCTGGTCGGCCCTGGAGGGCTTCCACCTGTACCTCCTGCTGGTGCGCGTCTTCAACATCTACATCAGGAGGTACCTGCTCAAACTGAGCGCGGTGGGCTGGG GTGTGCCCACGTTGATTGCTCTGGCTTGTGGAGCGTCCGGCGTTTACGGCAAGTACACACTGGAACTTCGGGACTCCGACAACAATTCAACGACGCAGCT GTGCTGGATAAGCAGCAAGTTCCGTCACAGACGAGCGGTTACCTACGCCACCACAGTGGCCTTCCCGGGCCTGGCGGTCCTGTTCAACTCCTGCATGTTGGGCCTGGTGATCTTCAAGCTGTGGCGGTTGCGAGGAGGCGGCGGAGCGAAGGGCGGCCGGGAGACGGCGAGCAGCTTGTGGAAGGACTGCGTGACCGTGCTGGGCCTCAGCTGCGTGCTGGGTTTACCTTTTGGCCTGTTGAGCATCACCTACGTCTCCCTGACCGGCATCTACATCTTCACCACGCTCAACTTGCTGCAAG GCGTCTTTGTGTTCCTGTGGTCTTTGGCGTTGATGTGCAAGTCTCAGGTGGATGGCGCCTCAACCTCAAACGACACTTCCTCTCAGAGAATCATGACCACCAGCTTCAACAGCTGA